Proteins from one Deinococcus sp. AB2017081 genomic window:
- the ccmE gene encoding cytochrome c maturation protein CcmE, with protein MTSPLPPTPSPLPQARQRRRSPLPVVLGVVALVGLTGFIAFGNLGKSLEYFVTPTEYAQQQATLEGRPLRIGGLVRNATYDPQTLKLAFTVTDGGASYPVTYTGAVTDLFRENQGVVVRGTFQGGIFHASELIVKHSEEYNVPKTQADMDQLLRRSE; from the coding sequence ATGACGTCTCCCCTGCCACCCACCCCGTCCCCTTTGCCCCAGGCCCGGCAGCGCCGGCGCTCGCCGCTGCCGGTCGTGCTGGGCGTGGTGGCGCTGGTCGGGCTCACGGGGTTCATCGCCTTCGGGAACCTGGGCAAGAGCCTGGAGTATTTCGTGACCCCCACCGAGTACGCCCAGCAGCAGGCCACGCTGGAGGGCCGCCCCCTGCGGATCGGCGGACTGGTGCGAAACGCGACGTACGACCCTCAGACGCTGAAACTGGCCTTCACGGTCACCGACGGCGGCGCGAGCTACCCCGTGACCTACACGGGCGCGGTCACCGACCTGTTCAGGGAGAACCAGGGCGTGGTCGTGCGCGGCACCTTCCAGGGGGGCATCTTCCACGCCTCCGAGCTGATCGTGAAGCATTCCGAGGAATACAACGTGCCCAAGACGCAGGCCGACATGGATCAGCTGCTGCGCCGGAGCGAGTGA
- a CDS encoding cytochrome c biogenesis CcdA family protein has protein sequence MTGAAASPTLLIAFAAGLLSFLSPCVLPLVPSYLGVIGGARAPLARALGFIAGFGLVFIALGATASTLGAVLAPHKILLGQVAGVLIIFFGLVMLGAVRPLLLMRDTRALADAGGYGPVALGAAFAFGWSPCLGPTLGSILGLAASSASLSSGVGLLAAYTLGLAAPFLLAALLWHRLNLRRLNRYAGIFEKVGGAILVAVGLLMVSGQFTRLATFFSQVMPAWLIR, from the coding sequence ATGACCGGTGCCGCCGCCTCTCCGACGCTGCTGATCGCGTTCGCGGCAGGCCTGCTGTCCTTCCTGAGTCCATGTGTGCTGCCGCTGGTGCCCAGTTACCTGGGCGTGATCGGTGGGGCGCGGGCTCCGCTGGCCCGTGCGCTGGGCTTCATCGCCGGCTTCGGCCTGGTGTTCATCGCGCTGGGAGCGACGGCCAGCACCCTCGGGGCGGTGCTGGCCCCCCACAAGATCCTGCTGGGGCAGGTGGCCGGCGTGCTGATCATCTTCTTCGGGCTGGTCATGCTGGGAGCCGTGCGCCCGCTGCTGCTCATGCGCGACACGCGGGCGCTGGCCGACGCGGGCGGCTACGGGCCGGTGGCGCTGGGCGCGGCCTTCGCCTTCGGGTGGAGCCCGTGCCTGGGGCCGACACTGGGCAGCATCCTGGGGCTGGCCGCCAGCAGCGCCAGCCTGAGCAGCGGGGTCGGCCTGCTGGCCGCGTACACGCTGGGGCTGGCCGCGCCCTTCCTGCTGGCCGCGCTGCTGTGGCACCGCCTGAACCTGCGCCGCCTGAACCGCTACGCCGGAATCTTCGAGAAGGTCGGCGGCGCCATCCTCGTGGCGGTCGGGTTGCTGATGGTCAGCGGGCAGTTCACGCGGCTGGCAACCTTCTTCTCGCAGGTGATGCCGGCATGGCTGATCCGGTAG
- the ccmA gene encoding heme ABC exporter ATP-binding protein CcmA, with product MADPVGAGLTSPEPTTPHAVQLRDVWLRLGREVILRSVTVDVPAGQGVTLLGENGAGKTTLLRVVASALRPTRGEGRVLGFDLRDGRSVREVIHLMPVDAGLYPDLSCAENLEFALRVYGQPGNVRAALARVGLEGAATRRVRHLSAGMRKRLALARAWLLARPVTLVDEPFANLDDAGRALVIELLRDLQGRGVALLIAAHEPELARQVAPHALRLTGGQLVEA from the coding sequence ATGGCTGATCCGGTAGGCGCTGGTCTGACCTCCCCCGAACCCACCACCCCCCACGCCGTCCAGCTACGAGACGTGTGGCTGCGCCTGGGCCGCGAGGTGATCCTGCGCAGCGTGACCGTGGACGTCCCCGCCGGGCAGGGCGTGACCCTGCTGGGCGAGAACGGCGCAGGCAAGACCACCCTGCTGCGGGTGGTGGCCTCGGCGCTGCGGCCCACCCGTGGCGAGGGGCGGGTGCTGGGCTTCGACCTGCGCGACGGCCGCTCGGTGCGCGAGGTCATCCATCTCATGCCGGTCGATGCCGGGCTGTACCCGGATCTAAGCTGCGCGGAGAACCTGGAGTTCGCCCTGCGGGTGTACGGGCAGCCCGGTAACGTGCGGGCTGCCCTGGCACGGGTGGGCCTGGAGGGGGCGGCGACACGCCGGGTGCGGCACCTGTCGGCCGGGATGCGCAAGCGGCTGGCCCTGGCCCGGGCGTGGCTGCTGGCCCGGCCCGTCACGCTGGTCGACGAGCCCTTCGCCAACCTGGACGACGCGGGGCGGGCACTGGTGATCGAGCTGCTCCGCGACCTGCAGGGACGCGGCGTGGCGCTGCTGATCGCCGCCCACGAGCCGGAACTGGCCCGGCAGGTGGCTCCCCACGCCCTGCGCCTGACCGGCGGACAGCTGGTGGAGGCGTGA
- a CDS encoding transglycosylase domain-containing protein yields the protein MIFVLRFFKFLFSLLIAALVAGIGVAATYGTKWWRELPDYRQLDNLTRSLGSETKVYARDSTPLGTLIPRIGEQAISRTIVTLDEISPFMEAALIANEDRRFFEHYGLDPYGLGRQVQRVARGDTAQGGSTLTNQLVKNTLLLAEYNQARTPDRKVKEWLLSVQVERSFTKEEILQSYLNTIYWGDGGPVELYGIYSAAQAYFRTTPKKLTLAQSAYLTVLVPRAGRYFDYKAMRPLMKTLFTRMVEDRWITQAQADAAWREPLQPRGWKVIYDTNGNVTSAKLVDRTQKELKAVVTTRAPHFMGQVEQELVRRFGRDKVYGSGGLRVYTTLDPKVQNATETASRDTTYLPPGATLAATVIDPYTGEVLGMIGQKLRGSEPPADWNNAAQGQRQVGSTIKPLLYTTALSTGLTQAHEEDDKPVSYPCPGCAGGVYAPKDFEGATQNRAMTLREALDRSLNLVTVRLADRIGLQTFFGKLRELGIPPNDGTGLAAALGAVETTPIKMAASYAPFVNGGLYRAPRYISRVTTARGEVLYDAANDPLRPTRVWTPQVAFLGLDMIRGVVNDWTEPQGGLAARSKFGDWPVAGKTGTSNFVKDLWFVGTTPLYTGAVWVGKQQGGGNPEYYYSGQVAAPIWRRMMELAHQGQTVRQFSEPPGILYADTPDPRYLRDVKIAVLDPQYRDAANTEVQADAPTPTQYRETSYRRPATDPRTVLISVDRTTNRQATEFTPPENIVQRRVYIEQLPAYAPDPSPQPLPDETPDPAAVKAARSAGNAPQTVPVPSTP from the coding sequence TTGATCTTTGTCCTGCGGTTCTTCAAATTCCTGTTCTCGTTGCTGATCGCCGCGCTGGTCGCCGGGATCGGTGTGGCCGCCACGTACGGCACAAAATGGTGGCGTGAACTTCCCGACTACCGGCAACTCGACAACCTGACCCGCTCGCTGGGCTCGGAGACCAAGGTCTACGCCCGCGACAGCACCCCGCTGGGCACCCTGATCCCGCGCATCGGGGAGCAGGCGATCAGCCGCACCATCGTGACCCTGGACGAGATCAGTCCCTTCATGGAGGCGGCGCTGATCGCCAACGAGGATCGGCGCTTCTTCGAGCACTACGGCCTGGATCCCTACGGCCTGGGCCGGCAGGTGCAGCGGGTCGCGCGGGGCGACACCGCGCAGGGGGGCAGCACGCTGACCAACCAGCTGGTGAAGAACACCCTGCTGCTGGCCGAGTACAACCAGGCCCGTACCCCAGACCGAAAGGTCAAGGAGTGGCTGCTGAGCGTACAGGTCGAGCGCTCGTTCACCAAGGAGGAGATCCTCCAGTCGTATCTGAACACCATCTACTGGGGCGACGGAGGGCCGGTCGAGCTGTACGGCATCTACTCGGCGGCGCAGGCGTATTTCCGCACCACGCCGAAGAAACTCACCCTGGCCCAGAGTGCGTACCTGACCGTGCTGGTGCCTAGGGCCGGTCGCTACTTCGACTACAAGGCGATGCGGCCCCTGATGAAGACCCTGTTCACCCGCATGGTCGAGGACCGGTGGATCACGCAGGCCCAGGCCGACGCCGCATGGAGGGAACCACTCCAGCCGCGCGGATGGAAGGTCATCTACGACACCAACGGGAATGTAACGAGCGCAAAACTGGTCGACCGCACGCAAAAGGAACTCAAGGCCGTCGTCACCACCCGCGCTCCTCATTTCATGGGACAGGTCGAACAGGAACTCGTCCGGCGCTTCGGGCGTGACAAGGTCTACGGTTCCGGCGGGCTGCGCGTGTATACCACGCTCGACCCCAAGGTGCAGAACGCCACCGAGACCGCCAGCCGCGACACCACCTACCTGCCTCCCGGCGCGACCCTGGCCGCGACGGTGATCGACCCCTACACCGGCGAGGTGCTGGGCATGATCGGTCAGAAACTCCGGGGCAGCGAACCCCCCGCCGACTGGAACAACGCCGCGCAGGGCCAGCGGCAGGTGGGCTCGACCATCAAGCCGCTGCTGTACACCACGGCCCTGTCGACCGGCCTGACCCAGGCCCACGAGGAGGACGACAAGCCCGTCTCCTATCCCTGTCCGGGCTGCGCGGGCGGCGTCTATGCCCCCAAGGACTTCGAGGGCGCCACCCAGAACCGCGCCATGACCCTGCGCGAGGCCCTCGACCGCTCGCTGAACCTGGTCACGGTGCGCCTGGCTGACCGGATCGGCCTGCAGACCTTCTTCGGCAAGCTGCGCGAACTGGGCATTCCCCCGAACGACGGCACCGGGCTGGCGGCGGCGCTGGGCGCCGTCGAGACCACCCCGATCAAGATGGCGGCTTCCTATGCTCCCTTCGTGAACGGCGGGCTGTACCGGGCACCTCGCTACATCTCAAGGGTGACCACGGCCCGGGGTGAGGTGCTGTACGACGCCGCCAACGATCCGCTGCGGCCCACGCGCGTCTGGACCCCACAGGTCGCCTTCCTGGGCCTGGACATGATCCGGGGCGTCGTGAACGACTGGACGGAGCCTCAGGGCGGTCTCGCGGCCCGCTCCAAATTCGGCGACTGGCCGGTGGCTGGGAAGACCGGCACCAGCAACTTCGTCAAGGATCTGTGGTTCGTCGGCACCACGCCGCTCTACACCGGGGCCGTGTGGGTGGGCAAGCAGCAGGGCGGTGGCAACCCCGAGTACTACTATTCCGGACAGGTCGCCGCGCCGATCTGGCGCCGCATGATGGAACTCGCGCACCAGGGGCAGACGGTGCGCCAGTTCAGCGAGCCGCCGGGGATCCTGTATGCCGACACGCCCGATCCCCGCTACCTGCGGGACGTGAAGATCGCCGTGCTCGACCCGCAGTACCGCGACGCCGCCAACACCGAGGTGCAGGCTGACGCCCCCACGCCCACCCAGTACCGCGAGACCTCGTACCGGCGGCCGGCCACCGACCCCCGCACCGTGCTGATCAGCGTGGATCGCACCACCAACCGCCAGGCGACCGAGTTCACGCCCCCCGAGAACATCGTCCAGCGCCGGGTGTACATCGAGCAGTTGCCCGCGTACGCGCCCGATCCCAGCCCCCAGCCGCTGCCCGACGAGACGCCCGATCCGGCGGCCGTGAAGGCGGCCCGGAGCGCCGGCAACGCGCCGCAGACCGTGCCGGTTCCCAGCACGCCGTGA
- a CDS encoding penicillin-binding protein — MSRRRAPLLTLLLAVGVMPAQARVRLGEPLPAHPWVSAGREVVVVYSHDCGDLGALWTAILASGLPVRAVNAEDIPAPAPTGVPAWRGADATAFARTLRVGTYPAVLLVQGGRILNAWEGTFAGDLGLAGLDDPGQP; from the coding sequence ATGAGCCGACGCCGCGCCCCCCTGCTGACCCTGCTCCTGGCCGTGGGAGTCATGCCCGCGCAGGCGCGCGTGCGCCTGGGCGAACCCCTGCCCGCGCATCCATGGGTCAGCGCGGGGCGCGAGGTGGTCGTGGTCTACAGCCACGACTGCGGCGACCTGGGTGCCCTGTGGACGGCGATCCTGGCGAGTGGACTGCCGGTGCGGGCCGTGAACGCCGAGGACATTCCCGCGCCGGCGCCCACGGGCGTGCCGGCGTGGCGCGGCGCGGACGCCACGGCCTTCGCCCGGACGCTGCGGGTCGGCACCTACCCCGCCGTGCTGCTGGTGCAGGGCGGGCGCATCCTGAACGCGTGGGAGGGCACCTTTGCGGGCGACCTGGGGCTGGCCGGGCTGGATGACCCGGGCCAGCCCTGA
- a CDS encoding heme lyase CcmF/NrfE family subunit: MLNLISFTSSPLGALGQIALLAALAFTLAGLGLAAVGGVRPDARVTEAARRATWAVFALVTVACAVLMVALLQDDFTVRYVAEHSMRASPLWVKITSLWGALEGSVLLWAWLLAGYTFILSLTLRRDALRPWALGAMFVSLLFFVGVCASVASPFTPMATVPADGRGPNPALQNHWMMAVHPVLLYLGFVGLSVPFAYAVAALVTGRLSDHWVAVTRRWTLVAWTFLTAAIVAGGWWSYETLGWGGYWAWDPVENASFIPWLLTTAFLHSVQIQERRGLMRSWNVWLIVLAYSSTVLGTFLNRSGIVQSVHAFAGGPVGPVFLGFLALLLVSGIALAAWRAPRLRDDADLAEPVSREGAFLAGNWIFLVFAFMVLLGTLFPTFVEAWQGRRDASVGPAFYNAFAIPLGLALLALMGVGPLLPWRRADGQSLWRALRPLLVAGLGAGLIAFGLGIRSAGVLATIALGAYNLLGLGLLTARAARQAGGLGTTLRANPRRYGAYLAHVGLVVVALGLAFSGAYRAETQATLTVNAAPTTLLHEQVQVQGIRRELRPYGGSTVATVLIDGRPFQARINTYTQAGSTGFPAPAVRYSLLGDTYLVLTAQDSAATPRWVSVHLIESPLVSWIWWGTLIICVGAGLTLVPPGRVAPRTVAAGLAPATD; this comes from the coding sequence GTGCTGAACCTGATCTCCTTTACGTCCAGTCCGCTCGGTGCGCTGGGGCAGATCGCCCTGCTGGCCGCGCTGGCGTTCACGCTGGCCGGCCTGGGGCTCGCCGCGGTGGGCGGTGTACGCCCGGACGCCCGCGTGACCGAGGCGGCCCGCCGCGCCACGTGGGCGGTCTTCGCCCTGGTGACCGTGGCGTGCGCCGTGCTGATGGTCGCGCTGCTCCAGGACGACTTCACGGTGCGGTACGTGGCCGAACATTCCATGCGGGCCTCGCCGCTGTGGGTCAAGATCACCAGCCTGTGGGGGGCGCTGGAGGGCAGCGTGCTGCTGTGGGCGTGGCTGCTGGCCGGCTACACCTTCATCCTGAGCCTGACGCTGCGCCGCGACGCGCTGCGGCCGTGGGCCCTGGGCGCGATGTTCGTGAGCCTGCTGTTCTTCGTGGGCGTGTGCGCCAGCGTGGCCTCGCCGTTCACGCCGATGGCGACCGTCCCCGCCGACGGCCGGGGGCCGAACCCGGCCCTCCAGAACCACTGGATGATGGCGGTGCATCCGGTGCTGCTGTACCTGGGCTTCGTCGGCCTGAGCGTGCCCTTCGCGTACGCCGTGGCTGCCCTGGTCACGGGCCGCCTGAGCGACCACTGGGTTGCGGTCACGCGCCGCTGGACGCTGGTCGCGTGGACGTTCCTGACCGCCGCGATCGTGGCCGGTGGATGGTGGAGCTACGAGACGCTCGGCTGGGGCGGCTACTGGGCGTGGGATCCGGTCGAGAACGCCAGCTTCATTCCGTGGCTGCTGACCACGGCGTTCCTGCATTCGGTTCAGATCCAGGAACGGCGCGGCCTGATGCGCTCGTGGAACGTGTGGCTGATCGTCCTGGCGTATTCCAGCACCGTGCTGGGCACGTTCCTGAACCGCAGCGGCATCGTGCAGAGTGTGCACGCCTTCGCGGGCGGGCCGGTCGGGCCGGTCTTCCTGGGCTTCCTGGCGCTGCTGCTGGTGTCCGGCATCGCTCTGGCCGCGTGGCGGGCTCCCCGCCTGCGCGACGACGCCGACCTGGCCGAACCCGTGAGCCGCGAGGGCGCGTTCCTGGCCGGCAACTGGATCTTCCTGGTGTTCGCGTTCATGGTGCTGCTGGGCACGCTGTTCCCCACCTTTGTCGAGGCGTGGCAGGGCCGGCGGGACGCCTCGGTCGGCCCGGCGTTCTACAACGCCTTCGCCATTCCGCTGGGGCTGGCACTCCTCGCCCTGATGGGCGTGGGGCCGCTGCTGCCGTGGCGGCGGGCCGACGGACAGTCGCTGTGGCGGGCGCTGCGGCCCCTGCTGGTCGCCGGACTGGGGGCGGGCCTGATCGCCTTCGGTCTGGGCATCCGCAGCGCCGGTGTGCTGGCGACCATCGCGCTGGGCGCGTACAACCTGCTGGGCCTGGGCCTGCTGACCGCCCGCGCGGCGCGGCAGGCGGGCGGACTGGGCACCACGCTCCGGGCCAATCCCCGCCGCTACGGAGCGTATCTGGCGCACGTGGGTCTGGTCGTCGTGGCGCTGGGGCTCGCGTTCAGCGGGGCATACCGCGCCGAGACGCAGGCCACCCTGACCGTGAACGCCGCCCCCACGACCCTGCTGCACGAGCAGGTGCAGGTGCAGGGCATCCGGCGCGAGCTGCGGCCCTATGGCGGCTCGACCGTGGCGACCGTCCTGATCGACGGCCGGCCCTTCCAGGCCCGGATCAATACCTACACCCAGGCGGGCAGCACCGGCTTCCCTGCCCCCGCCGTGCGCTATTCCCTGCTGGGCGACACGTATCTGGTGCTCACGGCCCAGGACAGCGCCGCCACCCCACGGTGGGTCAGCGTCCACCTGATCGAGAGCCCGCTGGTGTCGTGGATCTGGTGGGGCACCCTGATCATCTGTGTCGGGGCCGGACTCACGCTGGTGCCGCCGGGCCGCGTCGCGCCCCGGACGGTGGCCGCAGGGCTGGCACCCGCGACCGACTGA
- a CDS encoding sensor domain-containing diguanylate cyclase, translating into MPSPSPAPNLALNPSEWHRSQRQMFLALVILVTLASAVALALQRPAFDPLDIWALPGMSALLIVLQGLLVLKRITLSAALQTAYLGGATYVLLALSHQYEVMPATSVTLMENTYWFAVIYAAAFLTFPSRLATVVTSGILILATAICAWHVTMTVPDDMRLKLAAASAQFLLTGAVLIVLNRTIGVQHHRLMATRTAAYTDVLTGLANRRAAEEHLAALAQGDTAFTLVLFDLDHFKSVNDTYGHATGDAVLRGVAGAIRHLPPGSVASRWGGEEFLLILPRHDRAEIRARLDSLRTQLRGLVLGPVSGVTASFGVASSRAGEHPDQVLARADTAMYAAKAQGRNDVRVADTIFRHDLPDPVN; encoded by the coding sequence TTGCCCAGTCCATCCCCTGCCCCGAACCTGGCCCTGAACCCGTCCGAGTGGCACCGCAGCCAGCGGCAGATGTTCCTGGCGCTGGTGATCCTGGTCACGCTGGCCAGCGCGGTCGCCCTGGCCCTGCAGCGGCCGGCCTTCGATCCGCTGGACATCTGGGCCCTGCCAGGCATGTCCGCGCTGCTGATCGTTCTTCAGGGCCTGCTGGTGCTGAAGCGGATCACTCTCTCGGCGGCACTCCAGACCGCCTACCTGGGCGGCGCGACGTATGTGCTGCTCGCGCTCTCGCACCAGTACGAGGTGATGCCGGCCACGTCGGTGACCCTGATGGAGAACACCTACTGGTTCGCGGTGATCTACGCGGCGGCGTTCCTGACCTTTCCGTCCCGGCTGGCCACCGTCGTCACCAGCGGCATCCTGATCCTGGCCACCGCGATCTGCGCGTGGCACGTGACCATGACAGTGCCGGACGACATGCGCCTGAAGCTGGCGGCGGCCTCGGCCCAGTTCCTGCTCACCGGCGCGGTGCTGATCGTCCTGAACCGCACGATCGGGGTGCAGCACCACCGCCTGATGGCCACCCGCACGGCCGCCTACACGGATGTCCTGACGGGCCTGGCCAACCGCCGCGCCGCCGAGGAGCACCTCGCGGCCCTGGCCCAGGGCGACACGGCCTTCACCCTGGTGCTGTTCGATCTGGATCATTTCAAGAGCGTGAACGACACCTACGGGCACGCGACCGGCGACGCAGTGCTGCGCGGCGTGGCCGGCGCCATCCGTCACCTGCCGCCGGGCAGCGTGGCGTCCCGCTGGGGCGGCGAGGAATTTCTGCTGATCCTGCCCCGGCACGACCGGGCCGAGATCCGGGCGCGGCTCGACAGCCTGCGCACGCAGTTGCGCGGCCTGGTGCTGGGGCCGGTCAGCGGGGTGACCGCCAGCTTCGGCGTGGCGAGTTCCAGGGCCGGTGAGCATCCGGATCAGGTTCTGGCGCGCGCCGATACCGCCATGTACGCCGCCAAGGCCCAGGGCCGCAACGACGTGCGGGTCGCGGACACGATCTTCCGCCACGACCTCCCCGACCCGGTCAACTGA
- a CDS encoding metallophosphoesterase family protein, producing the protein MRVAALYDIHGNLPALEAVWADLLPRQPDVLVCGGDVVSGAMPQETLAFLRSLPVRVEYVRGNADREVVAFAQGLVDDALPDSVRTLTAWVAAQLGPDDLAFMAGWPLTGTLKVPGVGTVLFCHSTPHADTPVYTRETPLARVAAYFQGVTADVVVVGHTHMSFDRQIGSVRLVNAGSVGMPYGEPGAHWLWLDGGVYHRRTAYDRVRAADRVRASACPQRDDLAASLLAPPSEHEALEVFGRLAEAQE; encoded by the coding sequence ATGCGCGTCGCGGCCCTGTACGACATCCACGGGAATCTGCCCGCGCTGGAGGCGGTGTGGGCCGACCTCTTGCCCCGGCAGCCGGACGTGCTGGTCTGTGGCGGCGATGTCGTGAGCGGGGCCATGCCGCAGGAGACCCTGGCCTTCCTGCGCTCGCTGCCCGTACGGGTGGAGTACGTGCGCGGCAATGCCGACCGCGAGGTCGTGGCCTTCGCGCAGGGGTTGGTCGATGACGCCCTGCCAGACTCCGTCCGAACCCTGACGGCGTGGGTGGCGGCGCAACTCGGGCCGGATGACCTCGCGTTCATGGCCGGGTGGCCCCTGACCGGCACCCTGAAGGTGCCTGGCGTGGGTACGGTGCTGTTCTGCCACAGCACGCCGCACGCCGACACGCCGGTCTACACCCGCGAGACGCCGTTGGCGCGGGTGGCCGCCTACTTCCAGGGCGTCACCGCCGATGTGGTCGTGGTCGGCCACACCCACATGTCCTTTGACCGACAGATCGGTTCTGTGCGTCTGGTCAATGCCGGCAGTGTCGGGATGCCCTACGGCGAGCCCGGTGCCCACTGGCTGTGGCTGGACGGTGGCGTCTACCACCGCCGAACCGCCTACGACCGGGTACGGGCTGCGGATCGCGTCCGCGCCAGCGCGTGTCCGCAGCGGGACGATCTGGCGGCCAGCCTTCTGGCCCCACCCAGCGAGCATGAAGCGCTGGAGGTGTTCGGCCGGCTGGCAGAGGCGCAGGAGTGA
- the ccsA gene encoding cytochrome c biogenesis protein CcsA, whose translation MRRDLTTTLLGAATLLTLLVAVGLGLSAPLDINQGSLVRLMFVHVPSAWLSYLAYGGTGLFGLLYLIRRERRWDRLAMSSAEIGVLFTVVTIVGGMLWAKPTWGTYWVWDARLTTTALSLVVYGAYLLIRTMIDDPERRARVSAVVGLVGTLYVPVNYMAVEWWRGVHQTQTLKLLGKVRFDAAPVYGWVLLVATVAFTLLYVYLLRVRAILAAREDARDELEMPDAVSTLGVARG comes from the coding sequence ATGCGAAGAGATCTCACGACGACGCTGCTGGGCGCGGCGACCCTGCTCACGCTGCTGGTGGCGGTGGGGCTGGGCCTGAGCGCGCCGCTGGATATCAACCAGGGCTCGCTGGTGCGCCTGATGTTCGTCCACGTGCCCAGCGCGTGGCTGAGTTACCTCGCCTACGGCGGCACCGGCCTGTTCGGGCTGCTGTACCTGATCCGCCGCGAGCGCCGCTGGGATCGGCTGGCCATGAGCAGCGCCGAGATCGGGGTGCTGTTCACGGTCGTGACCATCGTGGGTGGGATGCTGTGGGCCAAGCCCACGTGGGGCACGTACTGGGTGTGGGACGCCCGCCTGACGACCACGGCCCTGAGCCTGGTCGTGTACGGCGCGTACCTGCTGATCCGCACCATGATCGACGACCCCGAGCGCCGCGCCCGCGTGTCGGCGGTGGTGGGGCTCGTGGGCACGCTGTACGTGCCGGTGAACTACATGGCCGTGGAGTGGTGGCGCGGAGTTCACCAGACCCAGACCCTGAAGCTGCTGGGCAAGGTGCGCTTCGACGCGGCACCGGTCTACGGCTGGGTGCTGCTGGTGGCGACCGTCGCCTTCACGCTGCTGTACGTGTACCTGCTGCGCGTCCGGGCCATCCTGGCCGCCCGCGAGGACGCCCGCGACGAGCTGGAGATGCCGGATGCAGTGAGCACCCTGGGGGTTGCCCGTGGATAA
- a CDS encoding heme exporter protein CcmB, with protein MNAALRLAWAVAAKDLRVAGRTRESVLATAFFAGLVLLILGLALGGSDGRTPTQTASVAAGALWTALALSAAVGAQRAFAQEQEAGALEQLLLLPGPHGALYLGKLLGVLGPLLLVAAFAVPTGLILFGAAGAGRAVPWAALALTTLLGVTGFAAGTTFYGSITVSLRAREALLPALAFPIVVPVVIATVKATALLLDGGWSPEVATWLSFLAALDVGTVILATLLFPFAAEG; from the coding sequence GTGAATGCGGCCCTGCGGCTGGCGTGGGCCGTGGCCGCCAAGGATCTGCGGGTCGCGGGCCGCACGCGCGAGTCCGTGCTTGCCACGGCATTCTTTGCCGGACTGGTGCTGCTGATCCTGGGCCTCGCGCTGGGGGGCAGCGACGGGCGCACGCCGACCCAGACGGCGTCGGTGGCGGCGGGGGCGCTGTGGACGGCGCTGGCGCTGTCGGCCGCGGTGGGTGCCCAGCGGGCCTTCGCGCAGGAACAGGAGGCGGGGGCGCTGGAACAGCTGCTGCTGCTGCCGGGGCCACACGGCGCTCTGTATCTGGGCAAGCTGCTGGGAGTGCTGGGGCCGCTGCTGCTGGTCGCGGCGTTCGCGGTGCCCACCGGTCTGATCCTGTTCGGCGCGGCGGGCGCGGGGCGGGCCGTGCCGTGGGCGGCGCTGGCCCTGACCACGCTGCTGGGCGTGACGGGCTTTGCGGCCGGCACGACCTTCTACGGCAGCATCACGGTCAGCCTGCGGGCCCGCGAGGCGCTGCTGCCGGCGCTGGCCTTCCCGATCGTGGTGCCGGTCGTGATCGCCACGGTCAAGGCGACGGCCCTGCTGCTGGACGGCGGCTGGTCGCCTGAGGTCGCCACGTGGCTGTCGTTCCTGGCCGCCCTGGACGTGGGCACCGTGATCCTGGCGACCCTGCTGTTCCCCTTCGCCGCCGAGGGTTGA
- a CDS encoding response regulator, with the protein MAYTILVADDEPAIRTMLEVILSADGHDIVAVSDGKAALDYLRDHTPDAMLLDVKMPHMDGFEICSRVKRIKRLRSVPVLLLTGFDDDQTRDHAKLVGADDIVYKPLSGKNLRGRVNQLVEARRR; encoded by the coding sequence ATGGCGTACACCATTCTCGTCGCGGACGACGAACCGGCCATCCGCACCATGCTGGAGGTCATCCTGTCGGCCGACGGGCATGACATCGTGGCCGTGTCGGATGGCAAGGCCGCGCTGGACTACCTGCGCGACCACACGCCCGACGCCATGCTCCTGGACGTCAAGATGCCCCACATGGACGGCTTCGAGATCTGCTCGCGGGTCAAGCGCATCAAGCGCCTGCGTTCCGTTCCTGTCCTTCTTCTCACGGGCTTCGACGATGATCAGACACGCGACCACGCCAAACTCGTGGGCGCAGACGATATCGTATACAAGCCGCTGTCCGGGAAGAACCTGCGCGGCCGCGTGAACCAGCTGGTGGAAGCGCGGCGACGCTAG